A window of Strigops habroptila isolate Jane chromosome 5, bStrHab1.2.pri, whole genome shotgun sequence contains these coding sequences:
- the RAMP1 gene encoding receptor activity-modifying protein 1: protein MALLPRRFLCFVLAHHFIAATACQEADYGWMIRHYCLKQFQLSMEGIGQRLWCDWDETVGTYGELTNCTVLIAERLDCYWPNRLVDEFFVAVHKQYFRNCSPSGRALHDPPNGILCPFILLPILVTLLMTALVVWRSKRSEGIV from the exons CCCATCACTTCATCGCAGCGACAGCGTGCCAGGAAGCAGACTATGGCTGGATGATCCGGCACTACTGCCTGAAGCAGTTCCAGCTCAGCATGGAGGGCATCGGGCAGCGGCTCTGGTGTGACTGGGATGAGACCGTGGG CACCTATGGGGAGCTGACGAACTGCACGGTGCTCATCGCCGAGAGGCTCGACTGCTACTGGCCCAACCGGCTGGTGGACGAGTTCTTCGTGGCCGTGCACAAACAGTACTTCAGGAACTGCTCCCCCTCCGGCCGGGCGCTGCACGACCCCCCCAACGGCATCCTCTGCCCCTTCATCCTGCTGCCCATCCTCGTCACCTTGCTGATGACCGCGCTGGTGGTATGGAGGAGCAAACGCAGCGAGGGCATTGTGTAG